A window of Mucilaginibacter robiniae genomic DNA:
CTGTACCTCATGAGCAAATTGGTAAATTTTCAGGTGGCTTCGTATTCATTAAGCCAGCCGCAAACGGTACTGGTGTAATTGCTGGTGGTGCGATGCGTGCCGTTCTGGAGTCAGCTGGTGTACATAACGTATTAGCTAAATCAAAAGGTTCATCAAACCCGCACAACGTGGTTAAAGCCACTGTAGCAGCATTAGCGCAATTGCGTGATGCTTATACCGTAGCTCAGCACCGTGGCGTTAATTTAGGTAAAGTATTTAACGGATAATCAGTCATGGCGAAAATCAAAATAACTCAGATTAAAAGCGTGATCGATAGAAGTGAGCGCCAGAAAAAAACCATTGAAGCTTTAGGTTTAAAGAAAATTAACCATAGCGTAGAAGTGGAAGCTAATGATGCTATCATCGGCATGATTAGAAAAGTTAATCATTTGGTAGCAGTAGAAAACATTTAATGTTATGAATTTAAGTAATCTTAAACCTGCAGAAGGTTCTACTAAAAATAGAAAAAGAATAGGCCGTGGTACTGGTTCAGGCCGTGGCGGAACTTCAACCCGTGGTCATAAAGGCGCTGGTTCACGTTCAGGTACAACTACAAAAGTTGGTTTCGAGGGAGGTCAGATGCCATTGCAACGTCGTTTGCCTAAAGTTGGCTTCAAAAACCCTAACCGTGTTGAATATGTAAGTATCAATTTAGATGCTTTACAGCAATTAGCTGATAAATATTCAGTTTCAACTATTAACTTTGAAACATTAAGAGAGCATGGCTTAGCTTCTAAAAACGACTTAGTGAAAATTTTAGGTCGTGGTACAGTAAGCACTAAGCTGGATGTTCAGGCACATGCGTTTTCTGCTACTGCACAAAAAGCAATCGAAGCAGCCGGCGGTTCAATTGTAAAGTTGTAATTTTCGATGAAAAATTTTTTCACCACATTATCCAATATTTGGAAAATTGAAGATTTAAGAGTGCGTATTATTAACACACTCTTATTTCTTTTAATATACCGTGTAGGTTCATACGTAATTTTACCGGGTGTTGATCCTGCTTCTTTGCAGCATTCACAAACTGCTAAAGAAGGTTTGCTAGGCTTATTAAATATGTTTGCCGGTGGTTCATTCGCCAGAGCTTCCATATTTGCCTTAGGTGTAATGCCATACATTTCTGCTTCCATCGTGGTGCAGTTACTGGGTATTGCAGTGCCTTATTTTGCTAAGCTGCAAAAAGAAGGAGAAAGCGGCCGGAACAAATTAAACCAATGGACCCGCTACCTGACCATTGCTATTACTGCTTTGCAGGCTATCGGTTATGTACGTTCTCAAATTGTACAATCAGCCATTAGCCCGGTTATGGGTCAGGGCCTGTTTACTATTACTTCGGTATTCGTATTAACTGCCGGTACATTGTTTGTGATGTGGCTAGGTGAAAAAATTACTGATAAAGGTATTGGTAACGGTATCTCTCTGATTATTATGGTGGGTATTATTGCCCAACTACCTGCTGCTATTGTTGATGAGTTTAACTCTAAAGTAATAAGCCCGAATGGTGGTGGCCCATTATTGTTCATTGTAGAAATGGTTGCACTGATTGCTGTAGTAATGTTTACTATACTAGTAGTACAGGGTACACGTAAAGTTGCTGTACAATATGCTAAACGTATTGTCGGTAATAAACAATATGGTGGCGTTCGTCAGTATATACCGTTAAAGGTAAATGCTGCAGGTGTAATGCCTATCATTTTTGCTCAGGCATTAATGTTCATCCCAACTACCATATCATCGTTCTTCCCGAGCGTTGCTTCGAATAGCGTGATGATTGCCTTATCAACCTATACTTCTTGGCAGCATAACTTATTGTTTGCAATCTTGATTATTCTGTTTACTTACTTCTATACGGCTATCACCGTTAACCCAAAACAGATGTCAGATGATATGAAACGTAATGGCGGTTTTATCCCTGGGGTAACGCCTGGCGATGCTACCAGCAATTTTATTGATGATGTAATTTCGAAAATTACTTTGCCAGGTGCAATATTCTTGGCTATCATCGCTATTATACCGGCTATTGCCAATATGGTTCATATCAATAGCACTTTCGCCCGCTTTTTTGGTGGTACTTCCCTAATCATTCTGGTAGGTGTAGTGTTAGATACTTTGCAGCAAATTGAAAGCCACCTGTTAATGCGCCATTATGATGGCTTAATGAAAACAGGCAGGGTAAAAGGCCGTACTACAGTTCCAACAGCTGCTGGTACCGTTCCTCCGGCTATTTAAGATCAGTAATGGCAAAAATACATTATAAGACTGCCGAAGATATAGAACTCATCCGACAAAGTTCTTTACTGGTTTCTAAAACACTGGGCGAGGTAGCTAAGGTTATCAAGCCCGGTGTTAAAACCATCGAACTAAATAGGCTCGCCGAAACCTTCATTCGTGATCATGGTGGCGAGCCTGCTTTTTTAAATTATCACGGTTTCCCATTCTCACTTTGCATTTCCATGAACGATCAGGTAGTGCATGGCTTTCCAGGCTCACATGAGCTAAAGGAAGGTGATTTATTATCGGTAGATTGCGGCGTAATACTGAACAAATATTATGGCGATTCAGCATACACCTTTGGTGTAGGTGAAATGAGTGAAACTGCTAAAACCTTAATGCGGGTAACGCAAGAATGTTTAAAGCTGGGTGTAGCTAAAGCCATAACCGGTATGCGTGTGGGTGATGTAGGCTATGCTGTTCAGGAACATGCTGAGAAAAATGGGTTTGGTGTAGTAAAGGAACTGATTGGCCACGGTGTAGGCTTAAAGCTGCACGAAAAGCCAGATGTACCTAACTATGGTAAACGTGGCTCAGGCGTGAAACTGGAAGAGGGTATGGTGATCGCTATTGAACCTATGATTAACGCAGGTAAAGCTGGTGTTAAGTTCTGGAAAGATGGCTGGACCGTATCTACCGTTGATGGCCAACCATCTGCTCATTACGAGCACACAGTGGCAGTTAGCAAGGGGCAACCTGATATTCTTTCTACGTTTTCGTATATAGAAGAAGTTTTAGAAAAAAATAACAATAGTTAAAATATTTTTTATATTTTTGCAACCCGATTTCGGTCGGTATAAACAAGTAATAATCAGTAAAATATGGCGAAACAATCCTCGATTGAACAAGACGGTACTATCAGAGAGGCATTATCAAATGCTATGTTCAGGGTAGAACTGGAAAATGGTCATGAGATTATTGCACATATATCCGGCAAAATGCGTATGCACTATATCAAAATTTTGCCTGGCGACCGGGTGAAATTAGAAATGAGCCCATACGATTTAACCAAAGGCAGAATAACCTACAGATATAAATAACACAGAGATGAAAGTTAGAGCATCCATCAAAAAACGTAGTGCTGATTGCAAAATCATCCGCCGTAAGGGTAAACTTTACGTAATCAACAAAAAGAACCCTAAATACAAACAACGTCAGGGTTAATTACAGATATTGGAATGATTGTACAACGGTAGCCGCCGTTCGGTCATTCACTTAAAACACAACTTACAAATATGGCACGTATTTCAGGTATTGATTTACCAAGAAACAAAAGAGGCGAGATTGGCCTTACCTACATTTATGGTATCGGTCGTTCTACTGCACAAAGCATTTTAGATCAGGCTGGTATTTCTTATGATACCAAAGTACAAGAATGGACCGATGAGCAATTAGCTGCTATACGCGGTATCATCAACGATCAAATTAAAGTTGAAGGTGCATTGCGTTCTGAAGTTCAATTGAACATCAAACGTTTAATGGATATTGGTTGCTACCGTGGTACCCGTCACCGTAAAGGTTTACCATTACGTGGTCAGCGTACTAAAAACAACTCTCGTACCCGTAAAGGTAAACGTAAAACAGTTGCTAACAAGAAAAAAGTAACTAAGTAATAAATCTTGATTAATGCTATTGAACATCTTTCAATAGCGTTAGGAATATTAAAATTATCAAATTGTTAATGGGTCCGGTTTATTCGCTAATCCAGTAATCCATTAACTTTATAATTAAACAAAATGGCTAAAGCTAAAAAAGTAACCAAAAAGCGCCTTGTAGTGGTTGAGCCAGTTGGCCAAGCCCACATTAACGCTACTTTCAACAATATCATTGTTACCTTAACAAACACTACCGGTCAGGCTATCTCATGGTCATCAGCTGGTAAAATGGGTTTCAAAGGTTCAAAAAAGAATACTCCATATGCAGCTTCACAAGCAGCTGCTGATTGCGGTAAAGTAGCTTATGATTTAGGCTTACGCAAAGTTGAAGTATTTGTAAAAGGCCCAGGTGCTGGTCGTGAGTCAGCTATCCGTACTTTACAAACTTCAGGTATTGAGGTAACTACTATTAAGGATATTACCCCGCTTCCACACAACGGTTGCCGTCCTGCTAAAAGAAGAAGAGTTTAATTAATCGATTTTTTAAAGCTAAGATTCTGCAACTTCAGGTTGCATGATACTTTAAAAACAATACAATGGCTAGATATACAGGTCCTAAATCCAAAATTGCGCGTAAATTCCGCGAACCTATTTTTGGTCCAGATAAAGTTCTGGAAAGAAAAAATTATCCTCCAGGCATGCATGGCGTTTCTAAACGTCGCGGTAAACAATCAGAGTATGCCGTACAGCTGCAGGAAAAACAAAAAGTTAAATATACTTACGGTGTATTAGAACGTCAGTTTGAAAACTTATTTCACCGTGCTTCATCACGTGAAGGTATTACCGGTACTAACTTGCTGCAATTATTAGAAGCTCGTTTAGACAATGCCGTTTACCGTTTAGGTATTGCACCTACCCGTTCAGGTGCCCGTCAGTTAGTAGGCCACAAACACATCACTGTAAATGGTGAAGTAGTAAACATTGCTTCATACGCTTTGAAAGCTGGTGATGTTATTGCCGTACGCGAAAAATCAAAAACACTAGAAGCCATCACTAACTCAGTAGCTGGCCGCAAAGTGAACAAATATAGCTGGTTTGAGTGGGATGCTGCCAACCTGAGTGGCAAACTGCTAAACTATCCTAACCGCGATGAAATTCCTGAAAACATCAAGGAAAACTTAATCGTCGAGTTATACTCTAAATAATATTTAGATTTGAGATATGAGATTAGCGATGTGAGACAGAGTGGGCAACCATTCCTGTCTCATGTTGTATATCTTACATCTCATATTTCATTTTGTAAACACATTAAAACAAAGCATATAAATGGCAATTTTAGCATTTCAAAAACCTGATAAGGTTATCATGCAGAAGTCAACTGACTTTGAAGGTACGTTTGAATTCCGTCCGTTAGAACCAGGCTTCGGTGTAACCATTGGTAATGCTTTACGTCGTATTTTACTTTCATCGCTAGAAGGCTATGCTGTTACTTCTGTTCGTATTTCAGGTGTAACTCATGAGTTTTCAACTGTTAAAGGCGTTGTGGAAGATGTTACTGAAATCATCCTGAACCTGAAACAAATCAGGTTGAAAAAAACAGGTGAAACTGGTGACACAGAAAAAATCTTTGTAGTAATCAGTAATCAAAGCACATTCAAAGCTGGCGATATCACTAAGTTCTCTAACAACTTTACCGTATTAAATCCGGAGTTGCTGCTTTGTAACATGGATCCTTCAGTGAACTTGGAGGTAGAACTTACCGTGGGCAAAGGTCGTGGTTATATTCCAAGCGAAGAAAACAAAAACCCTGATGCTACTTTAGGTGTAATTGCAATTGACTCTATTTACACCCCGATTAAAAATGTTAAGTACACGATTGAAAACTACCGTGTAGAGCAAAAAACCGACTATGAAAAATTAGTACTGGATATTGCTACCGATGGTTCAATCCACCCGGAAGAAGCGTTAAAAGAAGCTGCTAAAATCTTAATTCAGCACTTCATGTTGTTCTCTGATGAAAACATGATGCTGGAAGCACAGGCTAAAGAAGAAACAAAAGAAGTTGATGAAGAAATTTTACACATGCGTAAAATTCTGAAAACTGAACTGGTTGATCTTGATCTGTCTGTACGTGCATTGAATTGCTTAAAAGCAGCTGACATACGTAGCCTGGCTGATCTGGTTTCTTATGATGTTGCCGATATGTTGAAATTCAGAAACTTCGGTAAGAAATCATTAACTGAAATCCAGGATCTGGTAAAATCAAAAGGTTTATCATTCGGTATGAACCTGGCTAAATACAAATTAGACGAAGAATAATCATAAGCGAGCGCATAATTCCGAGGGCTTGACGGTAACGCCGCCCAACGGTATGCACGTGCCGCACAACAAAAACAAAAATGAGACACGGTAAAAAACACAATCACTTAGGCCGTACCGACAGTCATCGTAAAGCGATGATGGGTAACATGGCTTCATCGCTTATCCTGCACAAGCGTATTACTACAACATTGGCAAAAGCAAAAGCATTGCGTGTGTATGTTGAGCCTTTGGTAACTAAATCAAAAAACGATACTACGCATTCTCGCCGTACCGTATTCAGCTATCTGCAAAACAAAGAAGCGGTAACTATCCTGTTCCGTGAAATAGCTGAAAAAGTAGCTAACCGCCCAGGTGGTTATACTCGTATCATTAAATTAGAAAACCGTTTGGGTGACAACGCTGAAATGGCCATGATTGAATTAGTGGATTACAATACTGTTTACGGTAAAGAAGCTGCTGCTGCAACTACAGCAACTCGTCGTTCACGTCGTCGTGGTGGTTCAGGCAAAGGTCAGGCTGCATCTGCTGCTACTGCCGAAGTTACTCCGGTTGATGAAACTGTAACTGCTGAACCAGAAGCTGCTACTGAAGTTCCTGAGGCACCAGCTCAAAATGAAGAAAACGCTGAAAAGGGCGAATAATCATTTTATCAGATAATAAAAAAAGCCCTGTTTATTCAAACAGGGCTTTTTTTGTTGTAGTATGTTGGCGCTTGCTTAGCTTAAAATAAGTTCGGCTATTTACTGTTTGCATTTTTCGAAAGCCCGCTTTCAGTAACACCTTTTGCGATGCATAGTTGCCAACTGCTGTATCGGCACCAATAGCTTTTAGTGTACTAAAGCTAAATCCCCATGTACACAAGGTCAGTACAGCTTCGGTAGCATAACTTTTGCCCCAATGCTGTTGGTCTACCACATAGCCTATGCTGGTTTCACCATAATCATCTGGGTAACCGCCAAAGGCTATACCTCCAATTGCCGTATAATTATCTTTCAATACAATTTCCCAGTTAGTGTACCACTGGTATAGTTCAGGGTAAGCTAGTGTATTTGGCAACCAGCAGTTTTGCATGGCCTCGCTCATTTCCTGTCTGAAATCTGGGTGAATAATCATGTCGGATACCTGCAAGCCCAATGATTTTTCAAACGCTGAACGGTTGTGATGGCATTGAAGCAACTGTTGATGGTTCAATGGGATTAGTTTTAATCGGCTGGATTCAATGAACAACATGAAGTATTGGATGGGTAGCTTTTGGCAATGGTGTTATCAATTTACTCTAATTAAGAATAGGATGTTGCTGTAAAAGTCTAACTTTTTATTTGCATACCCAGTATAAGATATTTTGCGGCCTCCCTTATTATACAATCAACCGGATCTATCTACCTTATGTTGTTCATATGCCTCAAAGAGAACTCGAGCGGCTACAAGCCGTAAACAGATTTTTAAAGCTGGAAATTAGCAAAGATAAAGAGCTTCAAGAAATTGTCAGATTGGCTGCCTTAGTATGTGGTACGCCAACAGCGCTAATTACTTTAATTGACCAAGATAGCCAATACATAAAATTTGAAGTTGGTTTTGAGCATACCACTACTACACGGGAAGAAGCTTTTTGTAAACATTTACTATATCAAAAAGAAGTTATGATAGTGCCCGATACCCATCAGGACGAACGCTTTTGGGGCAATAAGTTGGTTACGGGCAGTTCAAACATAAGGTTTTATGCAGGTACTCCAATTATTACTACAGATGGTTACAGTTTAGGTGGGTTGTGTGTTATTGACCAACAACCCAGAAATTTAACTCTGGCACAGCAGCAAACCCTACAGTTCTTGGCCAAGCAGGTAATTCAATTACTAGAGTTTGATGCCAGCCTAGGCATTATGAAAGCGCAGTTCATCAAGGCAAAGGATGCGGAAATCAAATTAAGATCATACTTTGAGAGTACCAGCGCCTGCCATTTATTGCTGAATAAAGAGTTGGATGTTCTGGCCTTTAATAAAGCAACCAGCAGTTTTGTATGGCTCACTTATCATGTTAAGCTGAGTACCGGCATGAATGTAAAGGATTATATGTATTCAGAACATATACCGGATTTTATTGACAACTGCCAGCAAGCTTTAAGCGGCGAAGCAGTTAAAATAGAGAAATGCTTTGCCTATGCCAAAGAAGTTATATGGTGGGCTATCACTTATGAGCCTGCCCGCAATCCAGATGGTGAAATTATTGGCGTTTCTTACAATGCTATTGATATTACTCAACGGATGGTGCATGAAAGTAAAGTAATGCAGCAAAATGAATCGCTCAAGCAAATTGCTTATATACAATCGCACGAAATGCGTAAACCAGTAGCTTCTATATTAGGGCTAGTGAACTTGTTTAAAGCGGAAAATTATCAAGCCAGCCAGGAAGAACTACAGGTGCTGGAAAAAGCTGCCGAAGAGCTGGATAGTAAAATCAAAACTATTGTTAACTATACTGATTAAGTAATTACTGGTAACTATTTCAGCCATAATTAACCACTACGAAGTGGATATGGTATCTCATCTACAGAGTAGCCAACTTAATTCTGCCAAGCTGTCATTGGAATGTATTATTGTACTGACGAAACTATAGTTTGTGTCTGATTTGAAATAATATTTTCTGCCATTTGTACGTTGGCATAAGCCTTGTTAAATATAGATCGTTAATCAAAGTATTAATCAAAGGAAAAACAATCATATGTCTAAAATCATTGGAATTGACTTAGGAACAACAAACTCCTGCGTGGCTGTAATGGAAGGTAACGAGCCTGTTGTTATTGCCAACAGTGAAGGTAAACGCACTACACCTTCTGTAGTAGCTTTTGTGGATAATGGTGAGCGTAAAGTGGGTGATCCGGCCAAACGTCAATCTATTACCAACCCTAAAAAAACAATATATTCTATCAAACGCTTTATGGGTAACCAATTTAACGAGGTAACCAAAGAAGCTGACCGTGTACCTTATACCGTGGTTAAAGGTGATAACAACACCCCACGTGTAGAAATAGACGACCGTAAATATACTCCACAAGAAATTTCTGCCATGATTCTTCAAAAAATGAAGAAAACTGCTGAAGATTTCTTAGGAACTGAAGTAACTGAAGCCGTAATTACGGTACCTGCTTACTTTAACGATGCGCAACGTCAGGCTACTAAAGAAGCTGGTGAAATTGCTGGTTTAAAAGTACGCCGTATTATCAACGAACCTACTGCTGCTGCCTTGGCTTATGGCTTAGATAAAGCCCACAAAGACATGAAAATTGTGGTGTTTGACTGTGGTGGTGGTACTCATGACGTATCTGTACTGGAATTAGGTGATGGTGTGTTTGAAGTAAAAGCTACTGATGGTGATACTCACTTAGGTGGTGATGACTTTGACCAAGTAATTATCGACTGGTTAGCTGAGGAGTTCAAGAGCGAAGAAGGCGTTGATTTACGTCGTGACCCAATGGCTTTGCAACGCTTGAAAGAAGCTGCTGAAAAAGCTAAAATTGAGTTATCAAGCTCTAACCAAACTGAAATCAACTTACCATACATCACTGCTGCTGATGGTATGCCTAAGCACTTGGTTAAATCATTAACCCGTGCTAAATTTGAGCAACTGGCTGATAGCTTAATTCAACGTACTATTGAGCCATGCCGTACTGCTTTGAAAAATGCAGGTTACAGCACATCAGATATAGATGAGATTATTCTGGTAGGTGGTTCAACCCGTATCCCTGCTATTCAGGAAGCGGTACAAAAATTCTTCGGTAAATCACCATCTAAAGGTGTTAACCCTGATGAGGTAGTCGCTATTGGTGCTGCAATTCAAGGTGGTGTATTAACCGGTGAAGTGAAAGATGTGTTACTATTAGATGTTACCCCACTTTCTTTAGGTATTGAAACTATGGGTGGTGTAATGACTCGCCTGATCGAATCTAACACAACTATTCCAAGCAAGAAGTCAGAAACTTTCTCTACTGCTTCTGATAACCAGCCTTCAGTAGAAATTCACATTTTGCAAGGTGAGCGTCCAATGGCAGCACAAAACCGTACTTTAGGCCGTTTCCACTTAGACAGCATTCCGGCTGCGCCACGTGGTGTGCCTCAAATTGAAGTAACTTTCGATATTGATGCTAACGGTATCCTGAACGTATCAGCTAAAGATAAAGCTACCGGTAAAGAGCAAAAAATCCGTATTGAAGCTTCATCTGGCTTAACTGATGCTGAAATTCAGAAAATGAAACAGGAAGCTGAAGCTAATGCAGATGCTGACAAAAGAGCAAAAGAAGAAGTTGAAAAACTGAACAGCGCTGATGCCCTGATCTTCTCAACTGAAAAGCAATTGAAAGAGTATGGCGACAAAATATCTGCTGACAAAAAAGCACCTATTGAGTCTGCTTTAACTAAACTGAAAACTGCTTACTCTTCTAAAGACCTGACCGAGATTGAATCTGCTCAAACTGAGTTGAACAATGCTTGGAATGCAGCTTCAGAAGAAATGTACAAAGCCGCTGCTGATGCTCAGCAAGGCGGTCAGCCAGGTGCGGATAACGCTGGTGCTGGTGAAGGTCCTCAAAACAATGGCGACGCTGTAACAGATGTTGACTTTGAAGAAGTAAAATAAGTAATAGTTTTGTATAAATAAAGAAGCCCCGGTTAGTTACTAACCGGGGCTTTCTTTTTTATGCAGATAGTGGTTATACTGTTAATAGTTGATATACATCTCTTCGGAAGATAGTGCAACATTCGTTAAATGTTCTGTTCTATCAAACCCATGCAGCATTACTTGCAACTGCTGGTATTTAGAAGTAAATGAACCCTCAACTACCGACAACTTAATTTCACGGTTATGTGGGTTGAAGCTGATGGTGCGTTTGTAGTATTCTCCTCGCTCGTAATTGTACGTATTGCCATCATCCTCGTAGTAAACAAAGCTGGTCGACTCTGGGCCATTCCAAATATGCAATTGCAAAATACCATCACCCGGTTCGCTGGTGCTTTGTATTACGTTTTGCATAGGTATAATGCCTCCGGCTTTAACAAATACCGGCAAATCAGTTAAGGGAGCATCTACTACATATTGCTGGCCGCCTGCAAACTTTTCACCGGAGCTTAAACGGTACCACTCGCCAGCAGGCAGGTAAACCTGAGCAGTATGATGTGTACTGACAACAGGCGCTATCATTAAAGCATCACCAAATAAGAACTGATTCTGGTATTCGGTCCAGTACACGTATTCATCATGGGTGTAGTCGATAGCCAGTGTACGGCTTACTGGCATACCAGTTTGGGTAGCTTGGTAAAAACTAGCGTATAAGTAGGGCAGCAAGCGGTACCGCTGTTCAATAGCTTGTTTAATAATAGTTTCGTTCTCGCTGCCATAACGCCAGGGCTCGCGCATATCGGCACCTTGAATAGCATGGTTACGGAATATAGGCGTATAAGTACCTAATGAGTTCCAGCGCACCATTAGCTCGGGCGTAGGGTTACCGCTAAAGCCGCCTATATCAACACCCACCATTGCCATA
This region includes:
- the dnaK gene encoding molecular chaperone DnaK, which encodes MNQRKNNHMSKIIGIDLGTTNSCVAVMEGNEPVVIANSEGKRTTPSVVAFVDNGERKVGDPAKRQSITNPKKTIYSIKRFMGNQFNEVTKEADRVPYTVVKGDNNTPRVEIDDRKYTPQEISAMILQKMKKTAEDFLGTEVTEAVITVPAYFNDAQRQATKEAGEIAGLKVRRIINEPTAAALAYGLDKAHKDMKIVVFDCGGGTHDVSVLELGDGVFEVKATDGDTHLGGDDFDQVIIDWLAEEFKSEEGVDLRRDPMALQRLKEAAEKAKIELSSSNQTEINLPYITAADGMPKHLVKSLTRAKFEQLADSLIQRTIEPCRTALKNAGYSTSDIDEIILVGGSTRIPAIQEAVQKFFGKSPSKGVNPDEVVAIGAAIQGGVLTGEVKDVLLLDVTPLSLGIETMGGVMTRLIESNTTIPSKKSETFSTASDNQPSVEIHILQGERPMAAQNRTLGRFHLDSIPAAPRGVPQIEVTFDIDANGILNVSAKDKATGKEQKIRIEASSGLTDAEIQKMKQEAEANADADKRAKEEVEKLNSADALIFSTEKQLKEYGDKISADKKAPIESALTKLKTAYSSKDLTEIESAQTELNNAWNAASEEMYKAAADAQQGGQPGADNAGAGEGPQNNGDAVTDVDFEEVK